A window of the Helianthus annuus cultivar XRQ/B chromosome 4, HanXRQr2.0-SUNRISE, whole genome shotgun sequence genome harbors these coding sequences:
- the LOC110933167 gene encoding uncharacterized protein DDB_G0286299-like, producing MQRKYKIGMNQSRKATPIVQNVEESSSQPKKKQKKATKTSLVDEPEEDNPVIIAEKEPVVTAEDDPFNVDDLFDIDVLETGPIVVADVDKVVNVEVQKGKEKVIDDVEGDDVNKDTTSSSSSSDEEVDETERLRRIKEETEKEKSLRKRKRQEKDDDEVYVPSPEHVSESQSPQGSKKKAGARKKVVSPKIRKVTPKIKISKTVLKKKSSKESKKPPTPPHEPAPP from the coding sequence atgcagcggaaatacaaaatcggcatgaatcaaagcagaaaGGCCACTCCTATTGTGCAGAATGTTGAGGAATCTTCATCGCAACCAaagaagaagcaaaagaaagCTACTAAAACATCTTTAGTTGATGAGCCGGAAGAAGATAATCCAGTGATCATTGCAGAAAAGGAACCAGTAGTAACTGCTGAAGATGATCCTTTTAatgttgatgatttgtttgatatTGATGTCTTGGAGACAGGGCCAATAGTGGTTGCTGATGTTGATAAAGTTGTGAATGTTGAAGTTCAGAAAGGGAAAGAAAAGGTTATTGATGATGTTGAGGGAGATGATGTGAACAAAGATACTACAAGCTCTTCTAGTTCTTCAGATGAGGAAGTTGATGAGACTGAACGTTTACGAAGAATTAAGGaggaaacagaaaaagaaaagtcgttaagaaagagaaagagacaggAAAAGGATGATGATGAAGTTTATGTTCCTTCTCCAGAACACGTCTCAGAATCACAATCTCCTCAAGGCAGTAAAAAGAAAGCCGGAGCTAGAAAGAAAGTGGTTTCTCCAAAGATACGCAAAGTCACTCCAAAGATCAAAATATCAAAGACTGTTTTGAAGAAAAAGTCTTCCAAAGAGTCCAAGAAACCACCTACACCACCACATGAACCAGCACCACCATAA
- the LOC110933166 gene encoding glutamic acid-rich protein-like — protein MSLDDVGDFDFANISQVKNVEKKVDEVIAENKKLIAENKRVIDREKILEMRVKRLENDNKELVKKIDSDQSEIDILKVRVAELEEEKVRRDEQNEYFKLKNKELEAAKAFRDHEFYILNKVAESMLGTSVEQRFEELQLEELRAQRQAEIDKQMKDKGKGVEGSSALTERSIVPATVLENPTPISAVCGLFEDYTPLEELMGGSSDEDDEEEEEEKKDDKDEKVFSASSHGSGKDDDDDDAQGGTGLKVTEASSEQNVDDLMNDSVNEESGEGDGKGESSDTQNVQQAAKLILRLDTYREEGEHFHTYTLETIKEMNRMVHPEFKFDFEEDMNAEFEKELNAFDINQQPEYEYRYVEEADL, from the coding sequence ATGAGTCTTGATGATGTGGGAGATTTTGATTTCGCAAACATTTCACAAGTCAagaatgttgaaaagaaagttgatgaagTGATTGCTGAGAACAAGAAGTTAATTGCTGAAAATAAAAGGGTGATTGACCGTGAAAAAATTCTGGAAATGAGAGTAAAGAGGTTGGAGAATGATAACAAAgagttggtgaaaaagattgattCTGATCAGTCAGAGATTGACATTTTGAAAGTAAGAGTTGCGGAGCTTGAAGAAGAGAAAGTTCGACGTGATGAACAGAATGAATACTTCAAGTTAAAGAACAAAGAGCTTGAAGCAGCCAAAGCGTTCAGAGATCATGAATTTTATATCCTGAATAAAGTGGCTGAAAGCATGCTCGGAACGTCGGTAGAGCAAAGGTTTGAAGAGCTGCAACTTGAAGAGCTCAGAGCACAACGTCAAGCAGAGATTGATAAACAAATGAAAGACAAAGGCAAAGGTGTTGAAGGAAGTTCTGCTCTGACAGAAAGATCGATTGTTCCTGCTACAGTTCTTGAAAATCCTACGCCTATCTCTGCTGTTTGTGGTCTTTTTGAGGATTATACTCCTCTTGAAGAATTAATGGGTGGCagtagtgatgaagatgatgaagaagaggaggaagaaaagaaagatgatAAAGATGAGAAAGTATTTTCTGCGAGCAGTCATGGATCtggtaaagatgatgatgatgatgatgctcaggGTGGTACAGGGTTGAAAGTTACTGAGGCTTCTTCTGAACAGAATGTTGATGATCTAATGAACGATTCAGTAAATGAAGAATCAGGGGAAGGAGATGGAAAGGGGGAGTCAAGTGATACACAAAATGTTCAACAAGCTGCAAAGTTAATTTTGAGGTTAGATACTTATCGTGAAGAAGGAGAGCATTTCCATACTTACACGTTGGAAACAATTAAGGAAATGAATCGCATGGTGCATCCTgaattcaaatttgattttgaagAAGACATGAATGCTGAGTTTGAAAAAGAATTGAATGCTTTTGATATCAATCAGCAGCCTGAATATGAGTATCGTTATGTTGAGGAGGCTGATTTGTAG